Sequence from the Candidatus Methylopumilus planktonicus genome:
AAATTAGCATCTATTCGCTCTTTAAACCGACGATCAAATTGATAAGCAACAAGACCTAATAACTCCCCTAATCCATGCAAGATAAAGAGAGGTAACTGAAAGAATACAGCAATGAAAAATAAGGATAGTCTTGAAAGCATAATTGTCTTTAAACGCGATATTTTGCTATTCTAAACGCTTTACGTAATTTAGAACTTGGAAAAAACTATGAGCGAGCATCTATTTACTTCGGAATCTGTTTCCGAAGGTCATCCAGATAAAGTAGCTGATCAGATATCCGATGCGATTCTTGATGCTATTTTAGAGCAAGACCCTACTGCTCGTGTTGCAGCTGAAACACTAACAAATACAGGGCTTGTTGTATTAGCAGGTGAGATCACCACGACAGCTAATGTGGATTACATCAAGGTTGCCCGCGATACGATTCGTTACATTGGATATGACAATACGGATTACGGCATTGATTATAAAGGCTGTGCTGTTCTTGTCGCCTATGACAAGCAGTCACCTGATATTGCTCATGGTGTGGATGTCGCTTTAGATGACCCATTAGACCAGGGGGCAGGTGATCAAGGTTTAATGTTTGGTTATGCCTGTGATGAAACAGCGCAGCTGATGCCTATGCCTATTTGGCTATCTCACCGTTTAATGGAAAGACAGTCTTATTTAAGAAAAGATGGCAGACTTCCTTGGCTGCGTCCGGATGCTAAGGCACAAGTCACTTTAAAGTATAAAGACCATAAGCCTCAATCGATTGATACAGTTGTGCTATCAACGCAGCATGACCCAGAGGTGTCACTCGAGACCATTCGCGAATCAGTGATTGAAGAAATTATTAAGCCTATTTTGCCTAAAGAGCTTATGAAAGGCGACATCAAGTATCTTGTAAATCCTACTGGCAGATTTGTCATTGGAGGCCCCCAAGGCGATTGTGGACTTACTGGGCGTAAAATTATTGTAGATACCTACGGCGGTTCTGCACCTCATGGTGGCGGGGCTTTTTCAGGAAAAGATCCGAGCAAAGTTGATCGTTCAGCAGCATACGCTGCACGCTATGTGGCTAAAAATATTGTGGCAGCAGGCTTAGCCTCTCGCTGCTTAGTTCAAATTTCATATGCGATTGGCGTTGCAAGACCGACCTCAGTTATGGTGGAAACTTACGGCACAGGCAAGATTGCAGACGAAAAATTGACCACATTAGTTCTTG
This genomic interval carries:
- the metK gene encoding methionine adenosyltransferase; its protein translation is MSEHLFTSESVSEGHPDKVADQISDAILDAILEQDPTARVAAETLTNTGLVVLAGEITTTANVDYIKVARDTIRYIGYDNTDYGIDYKGCAVLVAYDKQSPDIAHGVDVALDDPLDQGAGDQGLMFGYACDETAQLMPMPIWLSHRLMERQSYLRKDGRLPWLRPDAKAQVTLKYKDHKPQSIDTVVLSTQHDPEVSLETIRESVIEEIIKPILPKELMKGDIKYLVNPTGRFVIGGPQGDCGLTGRKIIVDTYGGSAPHGGGAFSGKDPSKVDRSAAYAARYVAKNIVAAGLASRCLVQISYAIGVARPTSVMVETYGTGKIADEKLTTLVLEHFDLRPKGIVQMLDLLRPIYKKTAAYGHFGRDEPEFSWEAADKAQILKSAS